One Cohnella candidum genomic region harbors:
- a CDS encoding aspartyl-phosphate phosphatase Spo0E family protein, whose translation MDSAEIYDYSQVPQTDSHADSRTDRTSEWQRKPQGGTQLVRDIDDLRRKMAETFLKEASFTADPVIMISRQLDLKINEYMMQWTTGRKKAR comes from the coding sequence ATGGACTCGGCAGAAATCTACGATTATTCCCAAGTCCCCCAGACCGATAGCCATGCGGACTCCAGAACTGACCGGACATCGGAATGGCAGAGAAAGCCCCAGGGCGGCACCCAATTGGTCAGGGATATCGACGATCTTCGCCGGAAGATGGCGGAAACGTTTTTGAAGGAAGCGTCCTTCACGGCGGACCCCGTCATCATGATCAGCCGGCAGCTGGATTTGAAGATCAACGAATACATGATGCAGTGGACCACGGGGCGCAAGAAAGCCCGCTGA
- a CDS encoding aminotransferase class I/II-fold pyridoxal phosphate-dependent enzyme, translating into MIKDKEFSQTMTQPPVESGMKHYLNASARAIPPSGIRRFFDLVSNSKDKDIISLGVGEPDFVTPWRVRDAAVYSLEKGKTQYTPNAGTPELREAICRYLNDQFSLNYDPGKEVLVTVGGSEGIDLALRALIEPGDEILVPEPTYIPYAPISSLVGGVPVGIETFAKDNFKLTAENLRAAITPRSKVLVLCFPSNPTGGIMTYEDLLPIAKLVVEHDLIVISDEIYAELTYGSKHVSIASLPGMKDRTVLVSGFSKAFAMTGWRMGYACGHPDIISAMLKIHQYTIMCAPIMGQVAALESLSPTGMEEKDRMIESYNQRRRLVVQGFRQMGLPCHEPQGAFYAFPSIQSTGMTSEEFAQRLVLEAKVAAVPGHVFGKGGEGFLRCCYATSVAQLNEALERIGNFLNKIK; encoded by the coding sequence ATGATCAAAGACAAGGAATTTTCGCAGACGATGACGCAGCCGCCCGTCGAATCGGGCATGAAGCATTATTTGAATGCCAGCGCACGCGCCATTCCTCCATCGGGGATCCGGCGCTTTTTTGACTTGGTCAGCAACAGCAAAGACAAAGACATCATTTCGCTGGGCGTGGGCGAGCCCGATTTCGTCACCCCCTGGCGGGTGCGCGACGCGGCGGTCTACTCCCTGGAAAAAGGAAAGACGCAGTACACGCCCAACGCTGGCACGCCGGAGCTTCGGGAAGCGATCTGCCGCTACTTAAACGACCAGTTCTCCCTGAACTACGATCCGGGCAAGGAAGTTCTCGTCACCGTCGGCGGCAGCGAAGGGATCGACCTCGCGCTTCGGGCGCTGATCGAGCCGGGCGACGAAATCCTGGTCCCCGAGCCGACTTACATCCCCTATGCCCCGATCAGCTCGCTGGTCGGCGGGGTCCCGGTCGGCATCGAAACGTTCGCCAAGGACAACTTCAAGTTGACCGCCGAAAACTTGCGCGCGGCCATCACGCCGCGGTCCAAGGTGCTCGTGCTTTGCTTCCCGAGCAACCCGACGGGCGGCATCATGACCTACGAAGACCTGCTCCCGATCGCCAAACTGGTGGTGGAGCACGACTTGATCGTCATTTCGGACGAAATTTACGCCGAGCTGACTTACGGTTCCAAACACGTGAGCATCGCTTCGCTTCCGGGCATGAAGGACCGCACCGTCCTCGTCAGCGGCTTTTCCAAAGCGTTTGCGATGACCGGTTGGCGCATGGGATACGCCTGCGGCCATCCCGACATCATCAGCGCCATGCTGAAAATCCACCAATATACGATCATGTGCGCCCCGATCATGGGCCAAGTCGCCGCGCTGGAATCGCTGAGCCCCACCGGCATGGAAGAGAAGGACCGGATGATCGAATCGTACAACCAACGCAGACGGCTGGTCGTGCAAGGCTTCCGCCAAATGGGTCTGCCGTGCCACGAGCCACAGGGCGCCTTCTATGCGTTCCCGTCGATCCAATCGACCGGCATGACCTCGGAGGAATTCGCCCAGCGGCTGGTGCTGGAGGCGAAGGTCGCCGCGGTGCCAGGCCACGTGTTCGGCAAAGGCGGCGAGGGCTTCCTCCGCTGCTGCTACGCCACTTCGGTCGCTCAACTGAACGAAGCGCTCGAACGGATTGGAAATTTTTTGAACAAAATCAAATAA
- a CDS encoding Lrp/AsnC family transcriptional regulator: MNQLKLSILDLLKEDARLQPSTIATMLGAEEQEVSAAISEMEQDHVIVKYATVVNWSKVDDEKVTALIEVECTPERGRGFESIAERIYLYPEVKSVYLMSGAYDLCVEIEGKNLKEVASFVSNKLSTIDSVISTKTFFILKKYKQDGIIFEEFEDDGRLLVSP; this comes from the coding sequence ATGAACCAATTGAAATTAAGCATCCTGGATCTGCTCAAGGAAGACGCGCGACTGCAGCCTTCTACGATCGCCACGATGCTCGGCGCAGAAGAACAAGAAGTTTCCGCCGCGATCTCGGAGATGGAACAAGATCACGTCATCGTGAAATACGCGACCGTCGTCAACTGGAGCAAGGTGGACGACGAGAAGGTAACCGCGCTGATCGAGGTGGAATGCACCCCGGAACGCGGCCGCGGCTTCGAAAGCATCGCGGAGCGCATCTACCTGTATCCCGAAGTGAAATCGGTGTACCTGATGTCCGGCGCGTACGATTTGTGCGTGGAAATCGAAGGCAAAAACCTGAAGGAAGTCGCCTCCTTCGTCTCCAATAAGCTGTCGACGATCGATTCGGTCATTTCCACCAAAACGTTCTTCATTTTGAAAAAATACAAGCAAGACGGCATCATTTTCGAGGAATTCGAGGACGACGGGCGTCTGTTGGTTTCCCCGTAA
- the cysK gene encoding cysteine synthase A: MSKAVRSVTELIGDTPAVRLRRIAGEDVAEVLVKLEKMNPSGSVKDRAAWGLVADAEARGMIAPGSVIVEPTSGNTGIGLAMNAAARGYRLILVMPDNMTKERIALLKAYGAEVVLTPAALRMPGAIAEARRLLAEIPGSYMPNQFENPANPDIHRTTTALEILEQTDGLLDAFVATAGTGGTITGVGETLRERLPGLHIAVVEPDGSPVLSGGEPGPHKLVGTSPGFVPAILNTSVYDEIIRVTDEDALGTMRQLAAKEGILVGPSSGASVWAALQVARRLGPGKRVLCIAPDTGERYLSMGIF, encoded by the coding sequence ATGAGCAAGGCCGTCCGTTCCGTTACCGAACTCATCGGGGATACGCCGGCGGTCCGCCTCCGGCGTATCGCGGGAGAGGACGTCGCGGAAGTTTTGGTGAAGCTGGAGAAAATGAACCCGAGCGGCAGCGTCAAAGACAGGGCCGCTTGGGGATTGGTGGCGGATGCCGAGGCGCGTGGAATGATCGCTCCCGGCTCGGTCATCGTTGAGCCGACGAGCGGCAATACGGGCATCGGTCTGGCCATGAACGCCGCCGCCCGCGGCTACCGGCTCATTCTCGTCATGCCGGATAACATGACGAAGGAACGGATCGCGCTGCTCAAGGCATACGGAGCGGAAGTCGTACTGACGCCGGCCGCGCTTCGGATGCCGGGCGCCATTGCGGAAGCCCGGCGCCTGTTGGCGGAGATTCCGGGCAGCTACATGCCGAACCAGTTCGAAAATCCCGCGAACCCTGACATCCACCGCACGACGACGGCGCTCGAAATTCTCGAGCAGACCGACGGGCTACTCGATGCCTTCGTCGCGACCGCAGGAACGGGCGGGACGATCACCGGCGTCGGCGAGACGCTGCGCGAGAGGCTCCCCGGCCTGCACATCGCCGTCGTGGAGCCCGACGGCTCGCCGGTGCTGAGCGGCGGGGAGCCGGGGCCGCACAAGTTGGTCGGCACCAGCCCGGGGTTCGTGCCGGCGATCTTGAACACGTCCGTCTACGACGAAATCATCCGCGTGACGGATGAGGACGCGCTGGGTACGATGCGGCAGCTTGCCGCAAAGGAGGGCATCCTTGTCGGACCGTCCTCCGGCGCGTCCGTCTGGGCGGCGCTGCAGGTCGCCCGCCGGCTCGGGCCGGGCAAGCGCGTCCTCTGCATCGCGCCCGACACGGGCGAGCGGTATCTCAGCATGGGGATTTTCTGA
- a CDS encoding DUF350 domain-containing protein, translated as MQDAIDSLMKYPLASVLAYFSVGILALIVFLSVFERVTRYDGWEEIRKGNVAAAMATGGKIFGICNIFRFSISANDSIYESLLWAAVGFLLLLAAYFLFEFLTPVFRIDEEIGKDNRAVGLLAMIISVSLSYIIGAAVT; from the coding sequence ATGCAGGACGCGATCGATTCTTTAATGAAGTATCCTTTGGCGTCGGTGCTGGCTTATTTTTCGGTGGGCATTTTGGCGTTGATCGTGTTCCTCTCGGTTTTCGAACGGGTCACCCGTTACGATGGCTGGGAGGAAATCCGCAAAGGGAACGTGGCGGCCGCGATGGCGACGGGAGGCAAGATTTTCGGGATTTGCAACATTTTCCGATTCTCCATCTCGGCCAACGACTCGATCTATGAGAGCCTGCTGTGGGCGGCGGTCGGTTTCTTGCTGCTGCTGGCCGCCTATTTTTTGTTCGAATTCCTGACCCCGGTGTTCCGGATCGACGAGGAAATCGGGAAGGACAACCGGGCCGTCGGCCTGCTTGCGATGATCATATCCGTCTCGCTATCGTACATTATCGGCGCTGCGGTGACGTAA
- a CDS encoding endonuclease MutS2, with protein sequence MNDKALHTLEYDKIIQRLTAACETSLGKELAGRLKPTRDIREAQRLLQETDEAVRAAAIKGSAPFGGISDVRPELTRAKLGGMLQPSELMDIAQLIAGIRKLKRYVVSVTEEAQIPLLEDLVEPLTDFKSLEDEIRRCIDEQGDVLDSASPELGTIRREIRVGEGRAREKLESMIRSSSVQKMLQDALITIRGDRYVIPVKQEYRGHFGGIVHDQSGSGATLFIEPEAVVQLNNKLRELKLREQREIERILRRLSELTGEKADLLAGDTETLGLLDFIFAKASLAQSDFATLPAMNDEGRLDLRRARHPLIDPKKVVPIDVELGGAYSAIIVTGPNTGGKTVSLKTIGLLSLMAMSGLFVTADEGSTLCVFDGIYADIGDEQSIEQNLSTFSSHMTNLISMLDQVTAKSLVLLDELGAGTDPAEGSALAIAILEHLHRIGCRIVATTHYSELKAYAYNRDGITNASMEFDVATLRPTYRLLVGVPGRSNAFAIAERLGLKRSIIEHAKGEVSEDELKVDTMIASLEQDRRRAESERVTAERLRAEVEKLRQQIEEERSRFQEQKVKLLDEAREEARQSVAKARREAEEIISDLRKMALEEGASIKEHKLIESRRRLEDAVPAPAARPRAAAGAKTAKIEPGDEVRVHSLGGQKGHVVELTGNAEAVVQLGIMKMKVALADLEPMGKKPQAKTPAKSAGASVKRTRDENMRSELDLRGATLDEAILEVDRFLDEAFLANLGQVYVIHGKGTGALRTGVQDFLRRHKHVKSFRLGHYGEGGAGVTVAELH encoded by the coding sequence GTGAACGACAAGGCGCTCCATACATTGGAATACGACAAAATCATCCAACGGCTGACGGCGGCATGCGAGACCTCGCTCGGCAAGGAACTTGCCGGCCGTCTGAAGCCGACGCGAGATATCCGCGAAGCGCAGCGGCTGCTCCAAGAGACGGACGAAGCCGTGCGCGCCGCCGCGATCAAAGGATCGGCGCCGTTCGGCGGCATCAGCGACGTCCGTCCGGAGCTGACGAGAGCAAAACTCGGCGGCATGCTGCAGCCGTCCGAGCTGATGGATATCGCCCAACTGATCGCCGGCATCCGGAAGCTGAAACGGTACGTCGTTTCGGTAACGGAAGAGGCGCAAATCCCCCTGCTGGAGGATTTGGTCGAGCCGCTGACGGACTTCAAATCGCTCGAGGACGAAATCCGACGCTGCATCGACGAACAGGGCGACGTGCTCGACTCCGCGAGTCCGGAGCTGGGAACGATCCGCAGAGAGATCCGCGTAGGCGAAGGGCGCGCGCGGGAGAAGCTGGAGAGCATGATCCGGTCCTCTTCCGTGCAGAAAATGCTTCAAGACGCGCTGATCACCATCCGCGGCGACCGCTACGTCATTCCCGTGAAGCAGGAATACCGCGGGCATTTCGGCGGCATCGTGCACGACCAGTCCGGAAGCGGCGCCACGCTGTTCATCGAGCCGGAGGCGGTCGTCCAGCTGAACAACAAGCTGCGGGAGCTGAAGCTTCGCGAGCAGCGGGAGATCGAACGGATCCTTCGCCGGCTCAGCGAATTGACCGGGGAAAAAGCCGATCTGCTGGCCGGCGACACCGAAACGCTGGGTTTGCTCGATTTCATTTTCGCCAAAGCCTCCCTGGCTCAGTCCGATTTCGCGACCCTTCCGGCGATGAACGACGAAGGAAGGCTGGACCTCCGCAGAGCCCGTCACCCGCTCATCGATCCCAAGAAAGTCGTGCCGATCGACGTGGAGCTGGGCGGCGCCTACTCGGCGATTATCGTGACGGGCCCGAATACCGGCGGCAAAACCGTTTCGCTCAAAACGATCGGCCTGCTCAGCCTGATGGCGATGTCCGGTCTGTTCGTGACTGCGGACGAAGGAAGCACCTTGTGCGTTTTCGACGGCATCTATGCGGATATCGGAGACGAACAGAGCATCGAGCAGAACCTCAGTACGTTCTCCAGCCACATGACGAACCTGATCTCCATGCTGGACCAAGTGACGGCCAAAAGCCTCGTGCTGCTCGACGAGCTCGGCGCGGGCACCGATCCCGCCGAGGGCTCGGCGCTCGCGATCGCGATTTTGGAGCATCTTCACCGGATCGGCTGCCGGATCGTCGCCACGACGCACTACAGCGAGCTTAAGGCGTACGCATACAATCGCGATGGCATTACGAATGCCAGCATGGAATTCGACGTCGCGACGCTGCGGCCGACGTACCGTCTGCTCGTCGGAGTGCCTGGACGAAGCAATGCGTTCGCGATCGCCGAGCGGCTGGGCCTGAAGCGGAGCATCATCGAGCACGCCAAGGGGGAAGTGAGCGAAGACGAGCTGAAGGTGGACACGATGATCGCCTCTCTCGAGCAGGACCGCCGCAGGGCGGAATCGGAGCGGGTGACGGCGGAACGTCTCCGTGCGGAAGTGGAGAAGCTCCGGCAGCAGATCGAAGAGGAGCGCAGCCGTTTTCAAGAGCAGAAGGTCAAGCTGCTCGACGAGGCTCGCGAGGAAGCGCGGCAATCCGTCGCCAAAGCCAGGCGGGAAGCGGAGGAGATCATCTCCGATCTTCGCAAAATGGCCCTGGAGGAAGGCGCTTCGATCAAGGAGCATAAGCTGATCGAGTCCCGGCGGCGGCTGGAGGACGCGGTGCCGGCTCCGGCTGCACGTCCGCGCGCCGCGGCGGGCGCCAAAACGGCGAAAATCGAGCCCGGCGACGAAGTGAGGGTGCACTCCCTAGGCGGCCAGAAAGGCCATGTCGTGGAGCTGACCGGGAACGCCGAAGCCGTCGTGCAGCTCGGCATCATGAAAATGAAAGTCGCGCTGGCCGATCTCGAACCGATGGGTAAAAAACCGCAAGCCAAAACGCCGGCCAAATCCGCGGGAGCTTCGGTGAAACGCACGAGGGACGAGAACATGCGGAGCGAGCTCGATTTGCGGGGCGCCACGCTGGACGAAGCGATCCTCGAGGTCGATCGGTTCCTCGACGAAGCGTTTTTGGCCAACTTGGGCCAAGTCTACGTCATCCATGGTAAAGGCACCGGCGCTTTGCGCACGGGAGTGCAGGATTTCCTGCGCAGGCACAAGCACGTGAAAAGCTTCCGGCTCGGCCATTACGGGGAAGGCGGCGCGGGCGTGACGGTCGCCGAACTCCATTGA
- a CDS encoding phage holin family protein, whose product MSFIGHVVRFIVSAIVLMIVGWLVPNFSVGGFWSALFLALVIALFGWILEGIFGRRITPFGRGIVGFLSSALVIWLAQFVVGGVRATILGAILAALVVGIIDLFIPVGPFRAAKDDRARS is encoded by the coding sequence ATGAGTTTCATCGGTCATGTGGTACGGTTCATCGTTTCGGCGATCGTGTTGATGATCGTAGGATGGCTCGTCCCGAACTTCAGCGTAGGCGGATTCTGGAGCGCGCTGTTCCTTGCGCTCGTCATTGCGCTTTTCGGGTGGATCCTCGAAGGCATCTTCGGCAGAAGGATCACCCCGTTCGGACGGGGAATCGTCGGTTTCCTGTCCAGCGCTCTCGTTATTTGGCTGGCCCAATTCGTCGTCGGCGGCGTACGCGCTACGATCTTGGGAGCGATTTTGGCGGCCCTCGTGGTCGGCATCATCGACCTGTTCATTCCGGTGGGCCCATTTCGGGCGGCGAAGGACGACAGAGCCCGCAGTTGA
- a CDS encoding cytochrome C oxidase subunit II, with product MRHKLASLLILGALAFALSACGGGKDSGPQASESPSASQTASQEVVIKASNWEFDKPEYIVPKDTPVKITLELDGGHGIKIDEAGINLGPGHESTVVTMKAGTYEFKCSIMCGRGHKDMVSKLIVQ from the coding sequence ATGCGCCACAAACTGGCATCCTTGCTGATCCTCGGTGCCCTGGCTTTCGCGCTGTCCGCATGCGGCGGCGGCAAAGACAGCGGACCCCAGGCGAGCGAAAGCCCGTCCGCCTCTCAAACGGCCTCTCAAGAGGTGGTCATCAAAGCAAGCAACTGGGAATTCGACAAACCGGAATACATCGTACCTAAAGATACGCCCGTCAAAATCACGCTGGAATTGGACGGCGGCCACGGCATCAAAATCGACGAAGCCGGCATCAACCTCGGACCCGGCCACGAGTCGACGGTCGTCACCATGAAGGCCGGCACGTATGAATTCAAATGCAGCATCATGTGCGGCAGAGGCCACAAGGACATGGTCTCGAAGCTCATCGTGCAATGA
- the zapA gene encoding cell division protein ZapA → MNEENRTRVTVDIYGTQYSLKGHSNPEYMKRVAALVNDQINRISSTDPRLDLPRLAVLAAVNMADECMRLRTDYNALLQERAELERQAADGERYASEAADLRDALEAERREAEARVAEVRAEQADFVAKMEQERETERALAREELLEKTEELESRYARMQEETRREAQKLLEERDAGHAADREAWLTERASWAEDRAAMEAERSAWAGEKAEWLARELEWLKQRSKLEGESQRSAREAEELRREAAEELRKRQAADTQAAERLRSQTAARERAERELGDANRKLREAGEREQAASAAAQRLQEQLASAQREHQAAVERAARELDEANRKLREAGEREQAATERAAALEERLAELAEAEARMSAARDAAAQELEAARAQAAALDVREAELAASHAERERAERELSDANRKLREAGEREQAASAAAQRLQEQLASAQREHRAATERAAALEWRLAELAEAETRMSAASDAAAQELEAARAQAAALDAREAELAALRREHEELRGEYSKLQNEFNEWIDLLEQP, encoded by the coding sequence TTGAATGAAGAAAATCGGACCCGCGTGACAGTTGACATATACGGTACGCAATATTCGCTGAAAGGCCACTCCAACCCGGAATACATGAAAAGGGTCGCCGCTCTCGTCAATGACCAGATCAACCGGATTTCTTCTACCGATCCCCGGCTCGACCTGCCTCGGCTCGCCGTGCTTGCGGCGGTGAACATGGCCGACGAGTGCATGCGCCTTCGAACGGATTACAATGCGCTGCTGCAGGAACGGGCGGAGCTTGAGCGCCAAGCGGCCGATGGGGAACGTTACGCCTCTGAGGCTGCCGATTTGCGCGATGCGCTCGAAGCGGAACGCCGCGAAGCGGAAGCCCGGGTTGCCGAGGTGCGTGCGGAGCAGGCGGATTTCGTTGCGAAAATGGAGCAGGAACGGGAAACGGAACGCGCGCTCGCTCGGGAAGAGCTGCTGGAGAAGACGGAGGAACTGGAGAGCCGTTACGCCCGCATGCAGGAAGAGACGCGCCGGGAAGCGCAGAAGCTGCTGGAGGAACGCGACGCGGGTCATGCGGCCGACCGCGAGGCATGGTTGACCGAGCGCGCGTCGTGGGCGGAAGACCGCGCCGCGATGGAAGCGGAGCGTTCCGCCTGGGCCGGCGAGAAAGCGGAATGGCTGGCGCGCGAGCTCGAATGGCTGAAGCAGCGCTCCAAGCTGGAAGGCGAATCGCAGCGGTCGGCTCGCGAAGCGGAAGAGCTTCGCCGCGAAGCCGCCGAAGAGCTGCGCAAGCGGCAAGCGGCGGACACCCAGGCCGCGGAGCGCCTGCGGTCGCAGACCGCCGCCCGGGAGCGCGCCGAGCGGGAGTTGGGCGACGCGAACCGGAAGCTGCGCGAAGCGGGCGAGCGGGAGCAGGCGGCAAGCGCTGCCGCGCAGCGCCTGCAGGAGCAGCTCGCGTCCGCGCAGCGGGAGCATCAGGCTGCGGTGGAACGCGCGGCGCGGGAGCTGGACGAGGCGAACCGAAAGCTGCGCGAAGCGGGCGAACGGGAGCAGGCGGCGACGGAACGCGCGGCCGCCTTGGAAGAGCGCCTCGCCGAGCTGGCCGAGGCGGAAGCCCGCATGAGCGCCGCGAGGGACGCGGCGGCGCAAGAGCTGGAGGCGGCGCGCGCGCAGGCCGCCGCCCTGGACGTTCGCGAGGCGGAGCTGGCCGCCTCGCATGCGGAACGTGAGCGCGCCGAGCGGGAGCTGAGCGACGCGAACCGGAAGCTGCGCGAAGCGGGCGAGCGGGAGCAGGCGGCAAGCGCTGCCGCGCAGCGCCTGCAGGAGCAGCTCGCCTCCGCGCAGCGGGAGCACCGGGCGGCGACGGAACGCGCAGCCGCCTTGGAATGGCGCCTCGCCGAGCTGGCCGAGGCGGAAACCCGCATGAGCGCCGCCAGCGACGCGGCGGCGCAAGAGCTGGAGGCGGCGCGCGCGCAGGCCGCCGCCCTGGACGCTCGCGAGGCGGAGCTGGCGGCGCTCCGCCGGGAGCACGAGGAGCTGCGCGGCGAATACTCGAAGCTGCAGAACGAGTTCAACGAGTGGATCGACCTGCTCGAACAGCCGTAA
- the pheT gene encoding phenylalanine--tRNA ligase subunit beta, translated as MNVSYRWLSDYIDLSGIEPQQLAEMLTRGGIEIDNVPSRNQGVSKVVVGYVKTREKHPDADKLNVCTVDAGQDGDLQIVCGAPNVAAGQKVPVALIGAKLPGGLDIKRAKLRGVESQGMICSAKELGINDKLLPKELQEGILVLPENTAVGSDILEVLGLNDSVLELDLTPNRSDCLSMLGVAYETSALTGRPVKLPHPEQELFNTPDRTTDYVSVSIQASDLCSHYSVRYIKGVKIGPSPLWMQNRLIAAGIRPISNIVDVTNYVMLEYGQPLHAFDASKVAGGRIEVRLAREGETLETLDGQTRKLEPHMLVIADAEKAIALAGVMGGANSEVSAETTDILLESAKFSGGSVRKTSRQLGLRSEASARFEKEVDPGRVIAALDRAASLMAKLAGGHVAEGVAEAVVRSPEPVAIDIALSRINGMLGTSLSPLEVDTLWTRLGFRADSAREGEWRVTVPSRRGEITRDVDLIEEVARLYGYDEIPTTPIEGPSTTGALTKRQSIRRDLRTTLTNAGLREAISYSVTSAANAGRFAELALAARPIALAMPMSEERSVLRTVLLPSLLEAAVYNRSRKNDDVALFEIGSVYHTDEETLTRLPREKPRLAMLLTGNFKAAGWNRKAEAADFYDAKGLLEAIFRRLGLEGAISYEAARPDGFHPGRTAAIKLRTEHGPETIGYVGQLHPDMQREFDLPDTFVAEIELEPVYGKADRRIEYRTLPRFPSVERDLAVVVDMAVTGGALTEAIRKAAGDLLESVSVFDVYVGERLGQGKKSVALAMVYRHPERTLTDEEVTESHSRVLAELEQSFGAELRK; from the coding sequence ATGAACGTTTCGTACAGGTGGTTATCCGATTATATCGATTTAAGCGGCATCGAGCCGCAGCAATTGGCCGAGATGCTGACCCGCGGGGGCATCGAAATCGACAACGTGCCGTCGCGCAACCAGGGCGTGAGCAAAGTCGTGGTCGGTTACGTCAAAACGCGCGAAAAACATCCGGACGCCGACAAGCTGAACGTGTGCACCGTGGACGCGGGCCAAGACGGGGATTTGCAAATCGTCTGCGGCGCGCCGAACGTGGCAGCAGGCCAGAAGGTGCCGGTGGCGCTGATCGGCGCCAAGCTGCCCGGCGGACTTGACATCAAACGAGCGAAACTGAGGGGCGTCGAGTCCCAGGGCATGATCTGCTCGGCCAAAGAACTGGGCATCAACGACAAGCTGCTCCCTAAGGAATTGCAGGAAGGCATTCTGGTGCTCCCGGAAAATACGGCGGTCGGCTCGGACATCTTGGAAGTGCTGGGTTTGAACGATTCCGTGCTGGAGCTCGATCTCACGCCGAACCGTTCGGATTGCCTCAGCATGCTCGGCGTGGCCTACGAGACGTCGGCGTTGACCGGCCGTCCGGTCAAGCTGCCGCACCCGGAGCAGGAGCTCTTCAACACGCCGGACCGTACGACGGATTACGTGTCGGTATCGATTCAAGCGTCCGACCTGTGCTCCCACTATTCCGTTCGTTATATCAAGGGCGTGAAGATCGGCCCTTCTCCGCTCTGGATGCAGAACCGGCTGATCGCGGCCGGCATCCGTCCGATCAGCAACATCGTGGACGTCACGAACTACGTCATGCTGGAATACGGGCAGCCGCTGCACGCCTTCGACGCGTCGAAGGTGGCCGGAGGCCGCATTGAAGTCCGGTTGGCGCGCGAAGGCGAAACGCTCGAGACGCTCGACGGGCAAACGCGCAAGCTGGAACCCCACATGCTGGTCATCGCGGACGCCGAGAAAGCGATCGCGCTCGCAGGTGTGATGGGCGGCGCCAATTCTGAGGTGTCGGCCGAGACGACCGATATCCTTCTCGAATCGGCGAAATTCTCCGGCGGATCGGTCCGCAAAACTTCCCGGCAGCTCGGCCTGCGTTCGGAAGCTTCGGCGAGGTTCGAGAAGGAAGTCGATCCCGGCCGCGTGATTGCGGCATTGGACCGGGCCGCGTCGCTGATGGCGAAGCTCGCCGGCGGACACGTGGCCGAAGGCGTCGCCGAAGCGGTCGTCCGGTCGCCGGAGCCTGTCGCGATCGACATTGCCTTGTCCCGGATCAACGGCATGCTGGGCACGTCGTTGTCCCCGCTTGAAGTGGACACCTTGTGGACCCGGCTCGGTTTCCGTGCGGACTCCGCCCGGGAAGGGGAGTGGCGCGTGACCGTGCCTTCCCGCCGCGGCGAAATTACCCGCGACGTGGACCTGATTGAAGAAGTGGCGCGGTTGTATGGCTACGACGAAATTCCGACGACTCCGATCGAAGGTCCTTCGACGACCGGCGCTTTGACCAAGAGGCAGTCCATCCGCCGGGATCTCCGGACGACGCTCACGAACGCAGGGCTTCGCGAAGCGATCTCGTATTCGGTCACTTCAGCCGCGAACGCGGGCAGATTCGCGGAACTTGCGCTTGCAGCGCGGCCGATCGCGTTGGCCATGCCGATGAGCGAGGAGCGCAGCGTGCTTCGCACCGTACTGCTCCCGAGCCTGTTGGAAGCCGCGGTATACAACCGTTCCCGCAAAAACGACGACGTGGCGCTGTTCGAGATCGGCAGCGTCTACCATACGGACGAAGAGACGCTGACCCGCTTGCCGCGGGAGAAGCCGCGCCTGGCTATGCTGTTGACGGGCAACTTCAAGGCGGCCGGCTGGAACCGCAAAGCCGAAGCGGCGGATTTCTATGACGCCAAAGGCCTGCTGGAAGCGATCTTCCGCCGCTTGGGACTGGAGGGAGCGATCTCCTATGAGGCAGCTCGCCCGGACGGCTTCCATCCCGGCCGCACGGCGGCGATCAAACTCCGCACCGAACACGGTCCCGAGACGATCGGGTACGTCGGCCAGCTTCATCCGGACATGCAGCGGGAGTTCGACCTTCCGGATACGTTCGTGGCCGAAATCGAGCTGGAGCCGGTTTACGGGAAGGCGGATCGCCGCATCGAATACCGGACGCTGCCGCGCTTCCCTTCGGTGGAACGCGACTTGGCCGTCGTGGTCGATATGGCCGTCACGGGCGGCGCATTGACGGAAGCGATTCGGAAAGCGGCGGGGGATCTGCTGGAGTCGGTATCCGTATTCGACGTATACGTGGGCGAGCGGCTGGGCCAAGGCAAAAAAAGCGTGGCACTGGCGATGGTCTACAGGCATCCGGAACGCACGTTGACGGATGAAGAAGTGACCGAGAGCCATTCCCGGGTTTTGGCGGAATTGGAACAATCTTTCGGTGCCGAACTTCGCAAATAG